CATCGTTGCGACAGTCTAGGGTGTCGATAGGAGCCGTCATAATGAACATCAAATCATACAATTCTGGATTGGCGACCGCGAATTTCAGGTACAGGCGCCCCATCTCAACCAGTTTATCGAACGGGTTTTCAATCTCGGTAATCGGGGTAAATTCCTGAATAAGCTTTGTAAAAGCGGCCTGATGTAAAGCAAAGAACAGTTCGTTCTTGTCTTTATAATACAGGTAAATTGTGGCAGGGCTGTATTCTATTTCATCGGCAATGTTGCGGATGCTTACTTTTTCATAGCCATTAGCCAGAAATAATTTCTGGGCAGCCTCCAGAATCAGCTTTCGCATTTCTTCCCGTTCCCGCTCTTTGCGCTCTACAATTCCCATTAGTTTGTTTCATTAACATTGCAAACTTACTGAACACTGTTTATTAAACAAGCGATGATCAGAAAT
This window of the Spirosoma aerolatum genome carries:
- a CDS encoding TetR/AcrR family transcriptional regulator produces the protein MGIVERKEREREEMRKLILEAAQKLFLANGYEKVSIRNIADEIEYSPATIYLYYKDKNELFFALHQAAFTKLIQEFTPITEIENPFDKLVEMGRLYLKFAVANPELYDLMFIMTAPIDTLDCRNDVWEDGHHAFLLLQNVVQACIDMGLLKHKDAEQASLMIWSMVHGIVALFLRRRLSMFGDDRVVPLMEESFLLFIETLKTGL